One window from the genome of Bacteroidales bacterium encodes:
- a CDS encoding TPM domain-containing protein — translation MKRLVYLALFMCISLIGCVNNSQTEGDTTFSISADTLQSYILPDINGNINDYEKLLSKEQKELFSNHCIKFEKEYAIPIGMFSCDNIGDFNNFTQYADAVSEKWNGCKDNQGLIFVISNKLGEIRLISCPATEAKFSDEDFNYVINTIIFGEFRNNNFFEGLDKSLNYLGDKMKK, via the coding sequence ATGAAAAGGTTGGTATATTTAGCTCTGTTTATGTGCATATCTTTGATTGGATGTGTGAATAATTCACAAACAGAAGGAGATACAACATTTTCAATTTCAGCTGACACATTGCAGTCATATATTTTGCCAGATATAAATGGAAATATTAATGACTATGAGAAGTTACTTTCAAAAGAACAGAAAGAATTATTTTCTAATCATTGTATAAAATTTGAAAAGGAATATGCAATACCAATTGGCATGTTTTCATGTGATAATATTGGGGATTTTAATAACTTTACTCAATATGCTGATGCTGTGTCGGAAAAGTGGAATGGGTGTAAGGATAATCAAGGTTTAATTTTTGTTATTTCAAATAAATTGGGAGAAATAAGGTTGATTTCATGTCCGGCTACAGAAGCTAAATTTAGCGATGAAGACTTTAATTATGTAATAAATACAATTATATTTGGAGAATTTAGGAATAATAATTTTTTTGAAGGGCTGGATAAATCCTTAAATTACTTGGGTGATAAAATGAAAAAATAG